From Salvia splendens isolate huo1 chromosome 16, SspV2, whole genome shotgun sequence, a single genomic window includes:
- the LOC121772076 gene encoding beta-adaptin-like protein C: MSGHDSKYFSTTKKGEIPELKEELNSQYKDKRKDAVKKVIAAMTVGKDVSSLFTDVVNCIQTENLELKKLVYLYLINYAKSQPDLAILAVNTFVKDSQDPNPLIRALAVRTMGCIRVDKITEYLCDPLQRCLKDDDPYVRKTAAICVAKLYDINAELVEDRGFLDALKDLISDNNPMVVANAVASLAEIQEHSSRPIFEITSHTLSKLLTALNECTEWGQVFILDALSKYKAVDAREAENIVERVTPRLQHANCAVALSAVKMILLQMELITSTDIVRNLCKKMAPPLVTLLSAEPEIQYVALRNINLIVQKRPTILAHEIKVFFCKYNDPIYVKMEKLEIMIKLASDRNIDQVLLEFKEYATEVDVDFVRKAVRAIGRCAIKLERAAERCISVLLELIKIKVNYVVQEAIIVIKDIFRRYPNTYESIIATLCESLDTLDEPEAKASMIWIIGEYAERIDNADELLESFLETFPEEPPQVQLQLLTATVKLFLKKPTEGPQQMIQVVLNNATVETDNPDLRDRAYIYWRLLSTDPEAAKDVVLAEKPVISDDSNQLDPSLLDELLANIATLSSVYHKPPDAFVTRVKTIQKTEEEEYPDGEGGYSEAPGHAAATGASPPQTTSNVQSSAGRSQATPAPVPDLLDLMGMDNSSAIVSADPTTPVGPSLPVVLPAATSQGLQINAQLIRRDGQVFYSMLLENNSQVPLDGFMIQFNKNTFGLAAGGPLQVPPIQPGTSASTLLPMVLFQNVSPGPPSSLLQVAVKNNQQPVWYFNDKIPLSVLFSEDGRMERSSFLETWKSLPDSNEISKDFPTFAMTSVEATLDQLAASNMFFIAKRKHSNQDVLYLSAKIPRGIPFLIELTAAVGVPGLKCAIKTTGLEMAPLFFEAMESLLER, from the exons ATGAGCGGTCACGACTCCAAGTATTTCTCCACTACCAAAAAGGGTGAAATTCCCGAGCTCAAAGAAGAACTCAATTCACAGTACAAG GATAAGAGAAAGGATGCAGTTAAGAAGGTGATTGCCGCAATGACAGTAGGAAAGGATGTTTCCTCACTCTTTACAGATGTTGTGAATTGCATACAAACAGAAAATTTGGAGCTGAAAAAACTTGTGTATTTGTATCTCATCAACTACGCAAAGAGCCAGCCTGATCTTGCTATTCTCGCCGTAAATACATTTGTGAAG GATTCTCAGGACCCAAATCCTCTGATCCGTGCTTTAGCTGTGAGGACAATGGGATGCATTCGTGTTGATAAAATTACAGAATATCTTTGCGATCCTCTGCAGCGGTGTCTCAAG GATGATGATCCATATGTGAGGAAGACAGCTGCTATATGTGTTGCTAAACTTTATGACATTAATGCTGAGTTAGTGGAGGATAGAGGTTTTCTGGATGCTCTCAAGGATTTGATATCAGACAACAACCCAATGGTTGTTGCAAATGCTGTCGCTTCACTTGCGGAGATTCAAGAGCACAGCAGCAGACCTATCTTTGAGATAACCAGCCACACGCTTTCAAAGCTTCTCACTGCCCTAAATGAATGCACAGA GTGGGGTCAAGTTTTCATTTTGGATGCTCTTTCCAAGTATAAAGCAGTGGATGCCCGTGAAGCTGAAAATATAGTGGAGCGAGTTACACCTCGATTACAGCATGCAAATTGTGCTGTTGCTCTTTCAGCTGTCAAG ATGATTCTTTTGCAAATGGAACTGATCACCAGCACAGATATAGTCAGAAACCTATGCAAGAAAATGGCCCCACCGCTTGTGACATTGCTTTCTGCTGAACCAGAGATTCAGTATGTTGCATTGCGAAATATAAACCTTATTGTGCAAAAGCGTCCCACTATTCTTGCCCATGAAATCAAG GTGTTCTTTTGCAAATACAATGATCCAATTTATGTGAAGATGGAGAAGTTGGAAATTATGATAAAGCTTGCTTCAGACAGAAATATTGACCAA GTTCTGTTAGAGTTCAAAGAATATGCTACAGAAGTAGATGTAGATTTTGTCAGAAAGGCTGTCCGTGCTATTGGACGATGCGCCATCAAGTTGGAGAGAGCAGCTGAGCGGTGTATCAGTGTCTTACTTGAGTTGATCAAGATCAAAGTAAACTATGTTGTTCAAGAAGCTATAATTGTGATTAAAGATATATTTAGGAGATATCCAAACAC CTATGAGTCCATAATTGCTACACTTTGTGAGAGCTTAGACACCTTGGATGAGCCAGAGGCAAAG GCATCAATGATCTGGATTATTGGTGAATATGCTGAAAGAATTGATAATGCTGATGAGCTTTTGGAAAGCTTTTTGGAGACTTTTCCAGAGGAACCTCCACAAGTCCAGTTGCAATTGCTAACAGCAACAGTTAAACTTTTCCTAAAGAAGCCCACTGAAGGCCCACAACAGATGATACAG GTTGTTCTGAATAATGCAACTGTCGAGACTGATAACCCAGATCTTAGAGATCGTGCATATATATATTGGCGACTCCTCTCGACTGATCCAGAG GCAGCCAAGGATGTTGTCTTAGCTGAAAAGCCTGTGATCAGTGATGACTCTAATCAACTTGACCCCTCTCTCCTGGATGAGCTTCTTGCCAACATTGCCACATTGTCCTCTGTCTACCACAAGCCACCAGATGCATTTGTGACTCGTGTGAAAACCATTCAGAAAACAGAAGAAGAGGAGTACCCTGATGGTGAAGGAGGCTATTCCGAAGCTCCTGGTCATGCAGCTGCTACAGGTGCATCGCCACCACAAACCACAAGTAATGTGCAATCCTCTGCTGGAAGGTCACAGGCTACTCCTGCACCTGTACCTGATTTGCTTGACCTGATGGGCATGGATAATAGCAGTGCCATTGTATCAGCTGATCCCACGACCCCAGTTGG ACCCTCCCTACCAGTTGTATTACCTGCAGCTACCAGTCAAGGCCTACAAATAAATGCTCAGCTGATAAGGAGAGATGGCCAGGTATTCTACAGCATGTTACTTGAGAACAATTCTCAGGTTCCACTTGATGGGTTTATGATCCAGTTCAACAAGAACACGTTTGGTCTTGCAGCAGGTGGACCTCTGCAG GTTCCACCAATACAACCTGGGACGTCTGCAAGCACTCTTTTGCCTATGGTTTTATTCCAGAATGTATCTCCCGGTCCGCCAAGCTCACTTCTGCAGGTTGCTGTGAAAAATAATCAGCAACCTGTCTGGTATTTCAATGACAAAATTCCATTGTCTGTATTATTTTCAGAAGATGGAAGAATGGAGCGATCCTCGTTCCTTGAG ACATGGAAATCTTTACCTGATTCAAATGAGATCTCCAAGGACTTCCCAACATTTGCAATGACTAGTGTCGAAGCAACATTAGACCAGCTGGCTGCATCCAACATGTTCTTCATCGCCAAGCGCAAGCATTCAAATCAAGACGTGCTGTATCTCTCGGCCAAGATTCCTCGAGGAATCCCTTTCTTGATTGAACTTACAGCAGCCGTTGGCGTCCCTGGCCTCAAATGTGCAATAAAAACAACAGGCCTGGAAATGGCTCCTCTTTTCTTTGAAGCAATGGAGAGCCTCCTCGAAAGGTAG
- the LOC121769962 gene encoding probable E3 ubiquitin-protein ligase RHB1A isoform X1 produces the protein MGGCCCCCASDANERNRSPPFFHHPVSEEHEPLSSHNEISAFSTGLLVDTNLDTSVPDTYRPPPAPIPYETYIGRPSTPSRNQEESGHETEVALGITNVVRVEDINHGSQLETKVKKQPDNEEKDVDLEASKLMEDESSDELKKSSKVLDAPIIDEDDCPICLEEYVEDNPKILTKCDHHFHLACILEWMERSDICPVCDQEMVISPAAGV, from the exons ATGGGAGGTTGCTGCTGTTGCTGTGCGTCTGATGCAAATGAGCGTAATAGGTCACCTCCATTTTTTCAT CATCCAGTGTCTGAAGAGCATGAACCCTTATCATCACATAACGAAATCTCTGCCTTCTCTACTGGGCTATTGGTTGATACAAATCTAGACACGTCAGTTCCAGACACTTACAGACCACCTCCTGCGCCTATACCTTATGAAACATATATAGGCCGCCCATCTACACCCTCCAGGAATCAAGAAGAATCTGGACATGAAACCGAAGTGGCTTTGGGCATCACTAATGTAGTGCGTGTAGAAGACATAAATCATGGCAGCCAATTGGAAACTAAGGTGAAGAAACAACCTGATAATGAAGAGAAGGATGTTGACCTTGAAGCATCAAAATTAATGGAAGATGAAAGTTCAGATGAGCTTAAAAAGTCCAGCAAAGTTCTTGATGCACCTATAATAGATGAGGATGATTGTCCAATTTGTCTTGAAG AATATGTTGAAGACAACCCCAAGATCCTCACAAAATGTGATCATCATTTCCATCTCGCTTGTATACTTGAATGGATGGAAAGAAGTGATATCTGTCCTGTGTGTGATCAG GAAATGGTTATCAGTCCTGCTGCAGGAGTTTAG
- the LOC121769962 gene encoding probable E3 ubiquitin-protein ligase RHB1A isoform X2: protein MKHPVSEEHEPLSSHNEISAFSTGLLVDTNLDTSVPDTYRPPPAPIPYETYIGRPSTPSRNQEESGHETEVALGITNVVRVEDINHGSQLETKVKKQPDNEEKDVDLEASKLMEDESSDELKKSSKVLDAPIIDEDDCPICLEEYVEDNPKILTKCDHHFHLACILEWMERSDICPVCDQEMVISPAAGV from the exons ATGAAGCATCCAGTGTCTGAAGAGCATGAACCCTTATCATCACATAACGAAATCTCTGCCTTCTCTACTGGGCTATTGGTTGATACAAATCTAGACACGTCAGTTCCAGACACTTACAGACCACCTCCTGCGCCTATACCTTATGAAACATATATAGGCCGCCCATCTACACCCTCCAGGAATCAAGAAGAATCTGGACATGAAACCGAAGTGGCTTTGGGCATCACTAATGTAGTGCGTGTAGAAGACATAAATCATGGCAGCCAATTGGAAACTAAGGTGAAGAAACAACCTGATAATGAAGAGAAGGATGTTGACCTTGAAGCATCAAAATTAATGGAAGATGAAAGTTCAGATGAGCTTAAAAAGTCCAGCAAAGTTCTTGATGCACCTATAATAGATGAGGATGATTGTCCAATTTGTCTTGAAG AATATGTTGAAGACAACCCCAAGATCCTCACAAAATGTGATCATCATTTCCATCTCGCTTGTATACTTGAATGGATGGAAAGAAGTGATATCTGTCCTGTGTGTGATCAG GAAATGGTTATCAGTCCTGCTGCAGGAGTTTAG